CAGGATCGGCGCGCCGGCGGCGATCCGCCCCACGAGAGGAACGTCGCGGGTCGTAGCCGATGGACGGACCCGCTCGTCCGCGCGCCGGGTCAGCACCACGATGGCGCGGGGCTTGGTGGAGTCGCGCCTGATATGGCCCGCATCCTCCAGGCCTTTGAGGTGGCGGTGGACACTGGCGGGCGAGCGGAGCCCCAGATACTCCCCGATCTCCCGCACCGAGGGCGGGTACCCCTGCTCGGCCACTGCCCTTTGGATCAACTCAAGGATCTGTTGCTGCCGAGGTGGCAGGTCGGTCGGCTCGCCCGGTCCCTCGCCTCCGGTGCGGACTGCGCTGGTCGGCATGGTCGATACTCCTTGTCAATCGTTGTCTAGGCAGTACTCTACCGCAGATTTCTCCCGGATACCGAACTCATGTTCGGGTACGCCTGTCAGGGCGTCCGGCCGGAGGAAGCCGCGGCGGGTACTTGACGGCCCGAACATACGTTCGCTAGAGTGACCTCATGAAAGCGAACATATGTTTGGAACCGAGCCAACCCTACTACCCGGTACCGGGTGGGCGCGGTATTACCGCCGGGTCCATGACGGCTCCCGCCCATCGGCGTGCCATGCTGCGGATGGTGCTGGTGCCGGTCATCGTGGTGGGCTTGGCGGTGATGCTCTTGGGTCCGCAGGCCGACGCAGGGTCCGAGCCAGTTCCGGCGGTGTCCCATGTGGTGAAGGCGGGCGAGACGCTCTGGTCGATTGCGAGCGCCCACACTGCTCCCGGGGAAGATGTGCGCCGGACGGTGTCACTCATCCGTTCGGCGAACAGGATGCCGTCCGGGACGGTTCGGGTGGGCACGACCATCGCGATTCCGGTGGGTGAGATTCCCGGCTGGGCAGGGAGCGCAGGCTCCTGACTACTCCGGGGGGAGACACGAAACCAAGCCGGCAGACGGTTGCTATGCGCCGGCCGCTATAGCCGGGTAAGCCCGATCAAGCCTCGGCGGGAGAGCCTTGGATCTCGGCCAGGAACCGCTCGTTCTGTTCCGGGCGGGGGAACGAAGACTGGGTTCCCGGGCCGGTGACGCTGTCGGCCGCGCAGGCGTTGCCGAGCCGGACCGCATCGCGCTCGTCCAGACCCGAGGCGATCCCCACCACGAAGGCTCCCACGAAGGCGTCGCCGGCGCCGGTCGTGTCGACGGGGTCCACGCGGGGCGGGCGGAGGCGAGTGACCCGGTCGAGTCCGGGTGACACCAGGGCCGCCCCCTCGTCGCCGAGCGTGACCAGCAGGCGACTTCCGGTTTCCCTCGCGAATCCGGTGAGCGCGTCGTCCGAGTCCGTAGACACTCCCGCCAGCATCTCGAACTCCACCTCGTTCGGAATCAGCCAGTCACTCAACTCCAGGATGTCGTCCGACAGAGGGGCGGCCGGCGCCGGATTCAGGATGGTGATCGCCCCTGCCTCCCTCGCAGCGGCGAAGGCGGCCGCGGTGACCTCCTGGGGGATCTCGAGCTGGCCCACCACCACCGCGGCGTCCGGTGTCTCCCGGACCGATCGAGCCGCCTGATCGGCCGTCAGTTCGTGGTTGGCGCCGGGGATGATGATGATCCGGTTGCTCCCATCCGGCTCGACCCAGATCGGGGCCACACCGCTGGCCCCCGGGACCCGGTACACATGGGTGATGTCTATCCCGAAGGTCGCGAAGTTGTCCAGCGTCATGTCCCCGTAGGCATCGTCGCCCAGACAGTTGACCATCACCACGTCGGCGTCGAGAAGCCGGGCCATGACGGCCTGGTTGGCCCCCTTGCCTCCGAAGCCCATCTGGAAACGCTCCCCGACCAGGGTCTCTCCCGACCTGGGGATCCGCGATGCGTAGGCGGTCAGGTCGATCATCGTCGAGCCGACCACGACCACCTTTGGTGGGCTGGAACTCGTGGCCATCAGGTCTCCTCGCTGTCTGGCTGCCCTCAACCGCGGAACGAATCGGATCGCGGTTGACGATCTTATCTTACTTGCTATACAATTTCTGAAACCGTTTTCAGACAAGGCGACGCAGATGCACCGCATCCCGGACGTCTGAGATGAAGAGGAGCCGGAAGGCTTGAAAGCCCCGACCATCGCCGATGTAGCCCAGGAGGCGGGCGTCTCCGTGTCGACCGTGTCACGCCACCTGCGAGGCGACCGAGTGCGGGCGGCGGAACGCATCAGCCGTGCCGTTGCCCGACTCCGCTACCGGCCCAGCCCGGCTGCGCAGTCGCTCAAGTCGGGAAAGACCGGCGCCGTCGCCCTGGTTGTCCCCGACATCACCAACCCCTTCTTCGCGGCGGTGGTCCGCGGCGCGGAGAGCATTACCTCCCAGGGAGGACACACCATCTTCCTGGCCAACACCGACGAGAGCGACACCCGCGAAGCCGAAGT
This genomic interval from bacterium contains the following:
- a CDS encoding LysM peptidoglycan-binding domain-containing protein, whose translation is MTAPAHRRAMLRMVLVPVIVVGLAVMLLGPQADAGSEPVPAVSHVVKAGETLWSIASAHTAPGEDVRRTVSLIRSANRMPSGTVRVGTTIAIPVGEIPGWAGSAGS
- a CDS encoding ribokinase, coding for MATSSSPPKVVVVGSTMIDLTAYASRIPRSGETLVGERFQMGFGGKGANQAVMARLLDADVVMVNCLGDDAYGDMTLDNFATFGIDITHVYRVPGASGVAPIWVEPDGSNRIIIIPGANHELTADQAARSVRETPDAAVVVGQLEIPQEVTAAAFAAAREAGAITILNPAPAAPLSDDILELSDWLIPNEVEFEMLAGVSTDSDDALTGFARETGSRLLVTLGDEGAALVSPGLDRVTRLRPPRVDPVDTTGAGDAFVGAFVVGIASGLDERDAVRLGNACAADSVTGPGTQSSFPRPEQNERFLAEIQGSPAEA